In a genomic window of Carassius gibelio isolate Cgi1373 ecotype wild population from Czech Republic chromosome A3, carGib1.2-hapl.c, whole genome shotgun sequence:
- the LOC127950435 gene encoding MAGUK p55 subfamily member 2-like isoform X4, producing the protein MPVAATSTEHLLQVLDTLSDSTSSATANDLDLIFLKGIMESPVSAQSLEETRLKAVRDNNVELVQDILRELSPFTHRSNTAAELSSILNQPHFQSLLETHDSVATQTCETPPSSPCAFMEPPISVRVPADAIRMVGIRKVAGEHLGVTFRIEKGELVIARILHGGMIDQQGLLHVGDIIKEVNGREVGDDPHVLQEMLQEASVNVVLKILPSYQEPHPPRQVFVKCHFDYDPANDNLIPCKEAGLKVSNGDILQIVNQDDVNWWQAHHVEGGSAGLIPSQLLEEKRKAFVKKDVDLLPAANLCTGMADKKKKKMMYLTTKNADFDRHELLIYEEVAKFPPFLRKTLVLIGAPGVGKRSLKNKLLVSDPQHYGTTIPYTSRKPKPADRENMTYVFTSRSKMEADIKAGCYLEHGEYDGNLYGTKIDSIHEVVEAGRICILDVKPQALKVLRTSEFLPNVVFIKAPEFEVLKAMNRSGMEAGVTTQQTDTELKRTVDESAKIQRVYGHYFDLTIVNDDLEQAYRNLKSSLEKLKGAQQWVPVGWVF; encoded by the exons ATGCCTGTGGCAGCCACCAGCACAGAGCATT TGCTGCAGGTGTTGGACACGCTGAGTGACAGCACCAGCTCCGCCACCGCCAATGACCTGGATCTTATCTTCCTCAAGGGCATCATGGAGAGCCCAGTG AGTGCTCAGAGTCTGGAGGAGACACGACTGAAGGCCGTGAGGGACAATAATGTGGAGCTGGTGCAGGACATCCTGAGAGAGCTGAGCCCCTTTACACACCGCAGCAACACCGCCGCAGAGCTGTCAAGCATACTCAACCAGCCGCACTTTCAG TCTCTGTTGGAGACACATGACTCTGTGGCCACACAGACGTGTGAGACTCCGCCCTCGAGCCCCTGTGCTTTCATGGAGCCACCCATCAGTGTACGGGTGCCAGCCGATGCCATCCGCATGGTGGGCATCCGCAAAGTGGCTGGAGAGCATTTG GGTGTGACGTTCCGTATTGAGAAGGGAGAGCTGGTGATCGCCCGCATTCTCCACGGGGGGATGATCGACCAGCAGGGTCTGCTCCACGTGGGTGACATCATCAAAGAGGTGAACGGGCGAGAGGTGGGGGACGACCCTCATGTGCTGCAGGAGATGCTGCAGGAGGCCAGTGTCAATGTGGTGCTCAAAATCCTTCCCAGCTACCAAGAGCCACATCCCCCGAGACAG GTTTTTGTGAAGTGCCATTTCGATTACGACCCGGCCAATGACAACCTCATCCCTTGCAAGGAGGCGGGACTAAAGGTCTCAAATGGAGACATTCTGCAGATTGTTAACCAGGACGATGTGAACTGGTGGCAG GCACATCATGTAGAGGGAGGCAGTGCGGGCCTGATTCCCAGTCAACTTCTGGAGGAGAAGAGGAAAGCTTTTGTGAAGAAAGATGTTGACCTTTTACCAGCag CCAATCTCTGCACTGGAATGGctgacaagaagaagaagaaaatgatgTATTTAACTACAAAAAATGcag ATTTTGACAGGCATGAATTACTTATCTATGAGGAGGTGGCAAAATTCCCACCGTTTCTCAGGAAGACGCTTGTTCTGATCGGTGCACCTGGAGTAGGCAAACGAAGTCTGAAGAATAAGTTGCTAGTGTCAGACCCTCAGCACTACGGCACCACCATCCCCT ACACCTCTAGGAAACCCAAACCAGCAGATAGAGAGAATATGACGTATGTCTTCACATCCCGGAGTAAGATGGAGGCTGATATAAAAGCTGGCTGCTATCTTGAACACGGTGAATATGACGGTAACCTCTATGGCACCAAGATTGACTCCATCCATGAAGTAGTGGAAGCTGGACGCATCTGTATCCTGGACGTCAAACCACAG GCCCTAAAAGTCCTCAGGACATCAGAGTTTTTGCCTAATGTGGTGTTCATCAAAGCCCCTGAGTTTGAGGTGCTGAAGGCCATGAACAGATCTGGGATGGAGGCAGGAGTGACCACACAGCAGACA GACACAGAGCTGAAGAGGACAGTGGATGAGAGCGCCAAGATTCAGAGAGTGTACGGACACTACTTCGACCTCACCATAGTAAACGACGATTTGGAACAGGCGTACAGGAACCTCAAATCCTCCCTAGAGAAGTTAAAGGGAGCTCAGCAGTGGGTTCCCGTTGGGTGGGTCTTTTAG
- the LOC127950435 gene encoding MAGUK p55 subfamily member 2-like isoform X1 gives MTMLNINARSLSLMLWLQISNIMPVAATSTEHSVLQVLDTLSDSTSSATANDLDLIFLKGIMESPVSAQSLEETRLKAVRDNNVELVQDILRELSPFTHRSNTAAELSSILNQPHFQSLLETHDSVATQTCETPPSSPCAFMEPPISVRVPADAIRMVGIRKVAGEHLGVTFRIEKGELVIARILHGGMIDQQGLLHVGDIIKEVNGREVGDDPHVLQEMLQEASVNVVLKILPSYQEPHPPRQVFVKCHFDYDPANDNLIPCKEAGLKVSNGDILQIVNQDDVNWWQAHHVEGGSAGLIPSQLLEEKRKAFVKKDVDLLPAANLCTGMADKKKKKMMYLTTKNADFDRHELLIYEEVAKFPPFLRKTLVLIGAPGVGKRSLKNKLLVSDPQHYGTTIPYTSRKPKPADRENMTYVFTSRSKMEADIKAGCYLEHGEYDGNLYGTKIDSIHEVVEAGRICILDVKPQALKVLRTSEFLPNVVFIKAPEFEVLKAMNRSGMEAGVTTQQTDTELKRTVDESAKIQRVYGHYFDLTIVNDDLEQAYRNLKSSLEKLKGAQQWVPVGWVF, from the exons ATGacaatgttaaatattaatgctAGATCTCTCTCTTTAATGCTTTGGTTGCAGATTTCAAACATCATGCCTGTGGCAGCCACCAGCACAGAGCATT CAGTGCTGCAGGTGTTGGACACGCTGAGTGACAGCACCAGCTCCGCCACCGCCAATGACCTGGATCTTATCTTCCTCAAGGGCATCATGGAGAGCCCAGTG AGTGCTCAGAGTCTGGAGGAGACACGACTGAAGGCCGTGAGGGACAATAATGTGGAGCTGGTGCAGGACATCCTGAGAGAGCTGAGCCCCTTTACACACCGCAGCAACACCGCCGCAGAGCTGTCAAGCATACTCAACCAGCCGCACTTTCAG TCTCTGTTGGAGACACATGACTCTGTGGCCACACAGACGTGTGAGACTCCGCCCTCGAGCCCCTGTGCTTTCATGGAGCCACCCATCAGTGTACGGGTGCCAGCCGATGCCATCCGCATGGTGGGCATCCGCAAAGTGGCTGGAGAGCATTTG GGTGTGACGTTCCGTATTGAGAAGGGAGAGCTGGTGATCGCCCGCATTCTCCACGGGGGGATGATCGACCAGCAGGGTCTGCTCCACGTGGGTGACATCATCAAAGAGGTGAACGGGCGAGAGGTGGGGGACGACCCTCATGTGCTGCAGGAGATGCTGCAGGAGGCCAGTGTCAATGTGGTGCTCAAAATCCTTCCCAGCTACCAAGAGCCACATCCCCCGAGACAG GTTTTTGTGAAGTGCCATTTCGATTACGACCCGGCCAATGACAACCTCATCCCTTGCAAGGAGGCGGGACTAAAGGTCTCAAATGGAGACATTCTGCAGATTGTTAACCAGGACGATGTGAACTGGTGGCAG GCACATCATGTAGAGGGAGGCAGTGCGGGCCTGATTCCCAGTCAACTTCTGGAGGAGAAGAGGAAAGCTTTTGTGAAGAAAGATGTTGACCTTTTACCAGCag CCAATCTCTGCACTGGAATGGctgacaagaagaagaagaaaatgatgTATTTAACTACAAAAAATGcag ATTTTGACAGGCATGAATTACTTATCTATGAGGAGGTGGCAAAATTCCCACCGTTTCTCAGGAAGACGCTTGTTCTGATCGGTGCACCTGGAGTAGGCAAACGAAGTCTGAAGAATAAGTTGCTAGTGTCAGACCCTCAGCACTACGGCACCACCATCCCCT ACACCTCTAGGAAACCCAAACCAGCAGATAGAGAGAATATGACGTATGTCTTCACATCCCGGAGTAAGATGGAGGCTGATATAAAAGCTGGCTGCTATCTTGAACACGGTGAATATGACGGTAACCTCTATGGCACCAAGATTGACTCCATCCATGAAGTAGTGGAAGCTGGACGCATCTGTATCCTGGACGTCAAACCACAG GCCCTAAAAGTCCTCAGGACATCAGAGTTTTTGCCTAATGTGGTGTTCATCAAAGCCCCTGAGTTTGAGGTGCTGAAGGCCATGAACAGATCTGGGATGGAGGCAGGAGTGACCACACAGCAGACA GACACAGAGCTGAAGAGGACAGTGGATGAGAGCGCCAAGATTCAGAGAGTGTACGGACACTACTTCGACCTCACCATAGTAAACGACGATTTGGAACAGGCGTACAGGAACCTCAAATCCTCCCTAGAGAAGTTAAAGGGAGCTCAGCAGTGGGTTCCCGTTGGGTGGGTCTTTTAG
- the LOC127950435 gene encoding MAGUK p55 subfamily member 2-like isoform X3, which yields MPVAATSTEHSVLQVLDTLSDSTSSATANDLDLIFLKGIMESPVSAQSLEETRLKAVRDNNVELVQDILRELSPFTHRSNTAAELSSILNQPHFQSLLETHDSVATQTCETPPSSPCAFMEPPISVRVPADAIRMVGIRKVAGEHLGVTFRIEKGELVIARILHGGMIDQQGLLHVGDIIKEVNGREVGDDPHVLQEMLQEASVNVVLKILPSYQEPHPPRQVFVKCHFDYDPANDNLIPCKEAGLKVSNGDILQIVNQDDVNWWQAHHVEGGSAGLIPSQLLEEKRKAFVKKDVDLLPAANLCTGMADKKKKKMMYLTTKNADFDRHELLIYEEVAKFPPFLRKTLVLIGAPGVGKRSLKNKLLVSDPQHYGTTIPYTSRKPKPADRENMTYVFTSRSKMEADIKAGCYLEHGEYDGNLYGTKIDSIHEVVEAGRICILDVKPQALKVLRTSEFLPNVVFIKAPEFEVLKAMNRSGMEAGVTTQQTDTELKRTVDESAKIQRVYGHYFDLTIVNDDLEQAYRNLKSSLEKLKGAQQWVPVGWVF from the exons ATGCCTGTGGCAGCCACCAGCACAGAGCATT CAGTGCTGCAGGTGTTGGACACGCTGAGTGACAGCACCAGCTCCGCCACCGCCAATGACCTGGATCTTATCTTCCTCAAGGGCATCATGGAGAGCCCAGTG AGTGCTCAGAGTCTGGAGGAGACACGACTGAAGGCCGTGAGGGACAATAATGTGGAGCTGGTGCAGGACATCCTGAGAGAGCTGAGCCCCTTTACACACCGCAGCAACACCGCCGCAGAGCTGTCAAGCATACTCAACCAGCCGCACTTTCAG TCTCTGTTGGAGACACATGACTCTGTGGCCACACAGACGTGTGAGACTCCGCCCTCGAGCCCCTGTGCTTTCATGGAGCCACCCATCAGTGTACGGGTGCCAGCCGATGCCATCCGCATGGTGGGCATCCGCAAAGTGGCTGGAGAGCATTTG GGTGTGACGTTCCGTATTGAGAAGGGAGAGCTGGTGATCGCCCGCATTCTCCACGGGGGGATGATCGACCAGCAGGGTCTGCTCCACGTGGGTGACATCATCAAAGAGGTGAACGGGCGAGAGGTGGGGGACGACCCTCATGTGCTGCAGGAGATGCTGCAGGAGGCCAGTGTCAATGTGGTGCTCAAAATCCTTCCCAGCTACCAAGAGCCACATCCCCCGAGACAG GTTTTTGTGAAGTGCCATTTCGATTACGACCCGGCCAATGACAACCTCATCCCTTGCAAGGAGGCGGGACTAAAGGTCTCAAATGGAGACATTCTGCAGATTGTTAACCAGGACGATGTGAACTGGTGGCAG GCACATCATGTAGAGGGAGGCAGTGCGGGCCTGATTCCCAGTCAACTTCTGGAGGAGAAGAGGAAAGCTTTTGTGAAGAAAGATGTTGACCTTTTACCAGCag CCAATCTCTGCACTGGAATGGctgacaagaagaagaagaaaatgatgTATTTAACTACAAAAAATGcag ATTTTGACAGGCATGAATTACTTATCTATGAGGAGGTGGCAAAATTCCCACCGTTTCTCAGGAAGACGCTTGTTCTGATCGGTGCACCTGGAGTAGGCAAACGAAGTCTGAAGAATAAGTTGCTAGTGTCAGACCCTCAGCACTACGGCACCACCATCCCCT ACACCTCTAGGAAACCCAAACCAGCAGATAGAGAGAATATGACGTATGTCTTCACATCCCGGAGTAAGATGGAGGCTGATATAAAAGCTGGCTGCTATCTTGAACACGGTGAATATGACGGTAACCTCTATGGCACCAAGATTGACTCCATCCATGAAGTAGTGGAAGCTGGACGCATCTGTATCCTGGACGTCAAACCACAG GCCCTAAAAGTCCTCAGGACATCAGAGTTTTTGCCTAATGTGGTGTTCATCAAAGCCCCTGAGTTTGAGGTGCTGAAGGCCATGAACAGATCTGGGATGGAGGCAGGAGTGACCACACAGCAGACA GACACAGAGCTGAAGAGGACAGTGGATGAGAGCGCCAAGATTCAGAGAGTGTACGGACACTACTTCGACCTCACCATAGTAAACGACGATTTGGAACAGGCGTACAGGAACCTCAAATCCTCCCTAGAGAAGTTAAAGGGAGCTCAGCAGTGGGTTCCCGTTGGGTGGGTCTTTTAG
- the LOC127950435 gene encoding MAGUK p55 subfamily member 2-like isoform X2: MTMLNINARSLSLMLWLQISNIMPVAATSTEHLLQVLDTLSDSTSSATANDLDLIFLKGIMESPVSAQSLEETRLKAVRDNNVELVQDILRELSPFTHRSNTAAELSSILNQPHFQSLLETHDSVATQTCETPPSSPCAFMEPPISVRVPADAIRMVGIRKVAGEHLGVTFRIEKGELVIARILHGGMIDQQGLLHVGDIIKEVNGREVGDDPHVLQEMLQEASVNVVLKILPSYQEPHPPRQVFVKCHFDYDPANDNLIPCKEAGLKVSNGDILQIVNQDDVNWWQAHHVEGGSAGLIPSQLLEEKRKAFVKKDVDLLPAANLCTGMADKKKKKMMYLTTKNADFDRHELLIYEEVAKFPPFLRKTLVLIGAPGVGKRSLKNKLLVSDPQHYGTTIPYTSRKPKPADRENMTYVFTSRSKMEADIKAGCYLEHGEYDGNLYGTKIDSIHEVVEAGRICILDVKPQALKVLRTSEFLPNVVFIKAPEFEVLKAMNRSGMEAGVTTQQTDTELKRTVDESAKIQRVYGHYFDLTIVNDDLEQAYRNLKSSLEKLKGAQQWVPVGWVF; the protein is encoded by the exons ATGacaatgttaaatattaatgctAGATCTCTCTCTTTAATGCTTTGGTTGCAGATTTCAAACATCATGCCTGTGGCAGCCACCAGCACAGAGCATT TGCTGCAGGTGTTGGACACGCTGAGTGACAGCACCAGCTCCGCCACCGCCAATGACCTGGATCTTATCTTCCTCAAGGGCATCATGGAGAGCCCAGTG AGTGCTCAGAGTCTGGAGGAGACACGACTGAAGGCCGTGAGGGACAATAATGTGGAGCTGGTGCAGGACATCCTGAGAGAGCTGAGCCCCTTTACACACCGCAGCAACACCGCCGCAGAGCTGTCAAGCATACTCAACCAGCCGCACTTTCAG TCTCTGTTGGAGACACATGACTCTGTGGCCACACAGACGTGTGAGACTCCGCCCTCGAGCCCCTGTGCTTTCATGGAGCCACCCATCAGTGTACGGGTGCCAGCCGATGCCATCCGCATGGTGGGCATCCGCAAAGTGGCTGGAGAGCATTTG GGTGTGACGTTCCGTATTGAGAAGGGAGAGCTGGTGATCGCCCGCATTCTCCACGGGGGGATGATCGACCAGCAGGGTCTGCTCCACGTGGGTGACATCATCAAAGAGGTGAACGGGCGAGAGGTGGGGGACGACCCTCATGTGCTGCAGGAGATGCTGCAGGAGGCCAGTGTCAATGTGGTGCTCAAAATCCTTCCCAGCTACCAAGAGCCACATCCCCCGAGACAG GTTTTTGTGAAGTGCCATTTCGATTACGACCCGGCCAATGACAACCTCATCCCTTGCAAGGAGGCGGGACTAAAGGTCTCAAATGGAGACATTCTGCAGATTGTTAACCAGGACGATGTGAACTGGTGGCAG GCACATCATGTAGAGGGAGGCAGTGCGGGCCTGATTCCCAGTCAACTTCTGGAGGAGAAGAGGAAAGCTTTTGTGAAGAAAGATGTTGACCTTTTACCAGCag CCAATCTCTGCACTGGAATGGctgacaagaagaagaagaaaatgatgTATTTAACTACAAAAAATGcag ATTTTGACAGGCATGAATTACTTATCTATGAGGAGGTGGCAAAATTCCCACCGTTTCTCAGGAAGACGCTTGTTCTGATCGGTGCACCTGGAGTAGGCAAACGAAGTCTGAAGAATAAGTTGCTAGTGTCAGACCCTCAGCACTACGGCACCACCATCCCCT ACACCTCTAGGAAACCCAAACCAGCAGATAGAGAGAATATGACGTATGTCTTCACATCCCGGAGTAAGATGGAGGCTGATATAAAAGCTGGCTGCTATCTTGAACACGGTGAATATGACGGTAACCTCTATGGCACCAAGATTGACTCCATCCATGAAGTAGTGGAAGCTGGACGCATCTGTATCCTGGACGTCAAACCACAG GCCCTAAAAGTCCTCAGGACATCAGAGTTTTTGCCTAATGTGGTGTTCATCAAAGCCCCTGAGTTTGAGGTGCTGAAGGCCATGAACAGATCTGGGATGGAGGCAGGAGTGACCACACAGCAGACA GACACAGAGCTGAAGAGGACAGTGGATGAGAGCGCCAAGATTCAGAGAGTGTACGGACACTACTTCGACCTCACCATAGTAAACGACGATTTGGAACAGGCGTACAGGAACCTCAAATCCTCCCTAGAGAAGTTAAAGGGAGCTCAGCAGTGGGTTCCCGTTGGGTGGGTCTTTTAG